One Labrus mixtus chromosome 12, fLabMix1.1, whole genome shotgun sequence DNA segment encodes these proteins:
- the si:dkey-1j5.4 gene encoding leucine-rich repeat-containing protein 15 has product MQHWTWLMLVIIWMVQAAESCPDVCICSRRSGPEKSEVNCHKRGFRAFPSRLPPDAWILKLGENGITDLKANALRSTPRIESINLERNAIKSIHPQAFSGAKRLMLLNLYGNHITNLPPRGFKDLLNLRFLMLGQNQIGTLKAEMFAGMRNLSDLDLPLNALTTLPSNAFKPLIALKVLDVSLNRIQKISQKAFTGLRQLMFLNLDNNSLKTLPAGAFSPLRSLEMLVLDNNLLSSLSPSALDGLENLQELYLRNNELEQLAPDVFRSMAKLSQLALSGNRLKTVDGNMFAHMPGLKKLHLHDNPWQCDCHLVSLVQWMGHTNTTLSPGDALRCVSPQQLRNKSFSSLRADKLLCSA; this is encoded by the exons ATGCAGCACTGGACATGGCTGATGCTGGTGATCATATGGATGGTTCAGGCGGCGGAGAGCTGTCCTGACGTCTGTATATGCTCCAGGAGGTCTGGTCCAGAGAAGTCCGAGGTGAACTGTCATAAAAGAGGCTTTCGTGCCTTTCCCTCCAGACTGCCCCCGGACGCCTGGATCCTAAAACTCG GTGAGAATGGTATCACAGACTTAAAGGCCAATGCTCTAAGGTCCACTCCAAGGATCGAGAGTATCAACCTGGAAAGAAATGCCATCAAGTCCATCCACCCCCAGGCCTTCTCTGGTGCAAAGAGGCTAATGCTCCTCAATCTTTACGGCAACCACATCACCAACCTCCCACCGAGGGGATTCAAG GATCTCCTGAACCTTCGCTTTCTCATGCTGGGACAGAACCAGATCGGCACCCTCAAAGCGGAGATGTTTGCCGGAATGAGGAACCTATCAGACTTAGATCTTCCTCTCAATGCGCTGACTACGCTCCCGTCCAACGCCTTTAAGCCTCTGATTGCCCTCAAAGTTCTGGACGTCTCCCTGAATCGCATCCAGAAGATCTCTCAGAAGGCCTTCACTGGACTCAGACAGCTCATGTTCCTCAACTTAGACAATAACAG TCTGAAGACGCTCCCTGCTGGAGCATTTAGTCCTCTGAGGTCCCTGGAGATGCTGGTTCTGGACAACAACCTTCTGTCctctctgagtccgtcagctttGGATGGCCTCGAGAACCTGCAG GAGCTCTACCTCAGGAACAATGAGCTGGAGCAGCTGGCCCCTGATGTGTTCAGGAGCATGGCCAAGCTCTCTCAGCTGGCTCTCAGTGGAAACCGCCTGAAGACAGTGGATGGAAACATGTTCGCCCATATGCCCG GTCTGAAGAAACTGCATCTCCATGACAACCCTTGGCAGTGTGACTGTCACCTCGTTTCCTTGGTACAGTGGATGGGCCACACCAACACCACCCTGTCTCCTGGGGACGCCCTGCGCTGTGTGAGTCCTCAGCAGCTCCGCAACAAGAGTTTTTCCAGTCTCCGAGCTGACAAGCTGCTCTGCAGCGCCTAA